The following are encoded in a window of Brevibacillus ruminantium genomic DNA:
- a CDS encoding ABC transporter substrate-binding protein → MRKVVKSLFSVLVGMALITGCSSGNAPSSGSQAGTGSEAKTGSGTATAGGNTELTFFYPVAVGGPLTKIVDGMAEEFNKQNPEITVKPVYTGSYQDTTTKIQAAVQGKTPPDVAVMLSTELYTMLDMDAIIPLDDFIAKDGGNEYANDFFPAFMANSQSEGKTYSIPFQRSTIVLYYNKDAFKEVGLDPEKPPQNWDELIQYAEKLKKDGRAGVEIPTSGFASWMFQAFALQNGKNLMSEDGKKVFFDTPENVEALQLWVDLAKKHKVMPEGVIEWATVPSDFLEGKTAMMYHTTGNLTNVKNNAKFDFGVAFLPARKGFASPTGGGNFYMFKGTEAKKQEAAWKFIRFMTEPERAAQWSIDTGYVAARKSAYETEKMKQYVQDFPAATVARDQLEYADAELSTHNNGKVTKILNDGLQSVITGQSQPAAALKKAQEEAEKALAPFNK, encoded by the coding sequence ATGCGTAAAGTAGTGAAAAGTTTATTTTCCGTACTGGTGGGGATGGCACTGATCACAGGCTGCTCCAGCGGCAATGCACCTTCATCCGGCAGTCAAGCTGGCACAGGAAGTGAAGCGAAGACGGGTTCGGGTACAGCGACTGCCGGCGGAAATACAGAACTGACTTTCTTCTACCCGGTGGCGGTGGGAGGCCCGCTGACAAAAATTGTGGATGGTATGGCCGAGGAGTTCAACAAACAAAACCCGGAGATTACGGTCAAGCCTGTCTACACGGGCAGCTATCAGGATACGACGACCAAAATCCAGGCAGCCGTGCAGGGGAAAACGCCGCCAGATGTAGCGGTGATGCTCTCGACAGAGCTGTATACCATGCTCGATATGGATGCCATCATTCCTCTCGATGACTTCATCGCCAAAGACGGCGGGAATGAGTATGCCAACGACTTTTTCCCAGCGTTTATGGCCAACTCCCAGTCGGAGGGCAAAACGTACAGCATTCCGTTCCAACGCAGCACCATCGTGCTTTATTACAACAAAGACGCGTTCAAGGAAGTCGGTCTGGATCCGGAAAAGCCGCCGCAAAATTGGGACGAACTGATCCAGTACGCAGAAAAGCTGAAAAAGGATGGACGCGCGGGAGTGGAAATTCCGACTTCTGGCTTCGCGAGCTGGATGTTCCAGGCATTTGCCCTGCAAAACGGCAAAAACCTGATGAGTGAAGACGGGAAAAAGGTATTCTTTGATACGCCTGAAAATGTGGAAGCCCTGCAGCTGTGGGTGGATTTGGCGAAAAAGCATAAAGTGATGCCTGAGGGTGTAATTGAGTGGGCCACCGTGCCATCCGACTTCCTGGAAGGCAAAACCGCGATGATGTACCACACGACGGGCAACCTCACGAACGTAAAGAACAATGCCAAGTTTGATTTCGGCGTCGCATTCCTGCCGGCTCGGAAAGGATTCGCAAGCCCGACAGGCGGCGGAAACTTCTACATGTTTAAAGGAACGGAAGCCAAGAAGCAGGAGGCAGCCTGGAAATTCATCCGGTTTATGACCGAGCCGGAACGTGCGGCACAGTGGAGCATCGATACCGGCTATGTGGCTGCCCGCAAATCAGCGTATGAGACCGAAAAAATGAAACAGTACGTCCAGGATTTCCCGGCGGCAACCGTGGCTCGTGACCAGCTTGAGTATGCCGATGCCGAGCTGTCTACGCATAACAACGGAAAAGTGACCAAAATCCTGAACGACGGTCTGCAATCCGTGATTACCGGTCAGTCACAGCCGGCTGCTGCCTTGAAAAAAGCGCAGGAAGAGGCCGAAAAAGCACTCGCGCCGTTTAACAAATAG
- a CDS encoding HAD-IIA family hydrolase has product MPDAALFDAYFFDLDGTVFIGDQLLPEAAETLAALRESGRKVMFLTNTSVQTRADCLARLHRLGVDAELEEIMTAAYAAGQFLQEQADQALVLVIGETALEKELEGFGIAQVKNPLDATHVLVGMDRQFTYQKLQAGMEAVRNGARLIVTNPDPLCPVPGGAIPDTGALAKAIETASDGQVWATVGKPSAYYAEKVLQRIGLLPERCLMVGDRLETDILLGLGSGMRTALVLTGVTGRSDAEAAQIRPDYILPTMKEIRLGLLGQVAD; this is encoded by the coding sequence TTGCCGGATGCAGCTTTGTTTGACGCGTATTTCTTTGATTTGGACGGCACTGTTTTTATCGGAGACCAATTGCTCCCAGAGGCAGCGGAGACGCTCGCAGCCCTGCGGGAGTCCGGGCGAAAGGTCATGTTCCTGACCAATACCTCGGTGCAGACGAGAGCCGACTGTCTGGCGAGATTGCACAGGCTGGGAGTGGATGCGGAGCTGGAGGAGATTATGACCGCCGCTTATGCGGCCGGGCAATTTCTGCAAGAACAGGCAGATCAGGCGCTTGTTCTGGTGATCGGCGAGACCGCACTGGAAAAGGAATTGGAGGGCTTTGGGATCGCGCAGGTAAAGAATCCGCTGGACGCTACGCATGTCCTGGTCGGCATGGACCGGCAATTTACCTATCAAAAATTACAGGCCGGAATGGAAGCTGTGCGAAATGGTGCGCGACTGATCGTGACCAACCCTGATCCGCTCTGTCCGGTCCCTGGCGGTGCGATTCCCGATACCGGGGCATTGGCCAAGGCGATCGAGACAGCGAGTGACGGACAGGTATGGGCCACAGTCGGCAAGCCCTCTGCCTACTACGCGGAGAAGGTATTGCAGCGGATTGGCCTGTTGCCGGAGCGGTGCCTGATGGTCGGCGATCGTCTGGAGACGGACATTCTGCTTGGACTGGGCAGCGGCATGAGAACTGCGCTTGTCTTGACCGGAGTGACCGGGCGATCAGATGCAGAGGCGGCACAGATCAGACCCGACTACATCCTGCCGACGATGAAAGAGATTCGACTCGGCTTGCTGGGCCAGGTTGCAGATTAA
- a CDS encoding ABC transporter ATP-binding protein, with the protein MAEVELRRISKKYDQQMVVHEVNAVIQPGEFFVLVGPSGCGKSTTLRMIAGLEEISTGELLIGGKQMNHVPPSGRNISMVFQNYALYPHLTVQENILFGLQVRKVDKREQAKRLNQTAEMLGLSQLLQRKPRELSGGQRQRVALGRAIVSQHPICLMDEPLSNLDAKLRGQMRTEIRQLQQELGITMIYVTHDQVEAMTMGDRMMVLRDGAVQQVGRPLDVYNHPANLFVAEFTGSPPMNTVHGLWRENNTQSGIEIGSGSDQMLLPLSRVEGVREGASVILGIRPEALQPLPVEQSVSDSTSSDIRRFTVTVQAVEILGSETIVEFELAGARWKAKWNGQWPCRKGETVGVGFDPRQVCLFDQQTGKNLISSAPELKRTDVFQTNAV; encoded by the coding sequence ATGGCCGAAGTAGAGCTGCGGCGCATCTCCAAGAAATATGATCAGCAGATGGTGGTCCATGAGGTGAATGCGGTCATCCAGCCGGGAGAGTTTTTTGTCCTGGTAGGCCCCTCAGGCTGCGGAAAATCGACGACACTCAGAATGATTGCCGGGCTGGAGGAAATCAGCACAGGAGAGCTGTTGATTGGCGGAAAGCAGATGAACCACGTGCCGCCAAGCGGGCGCAATATCTCCATGGTCTTTCAAAACTACGCCTTGTACCCGCATTTGACGGTGCAAGAAAATATACTGTTTGGCCTTCAGGTGCGCAAAGTGGACAAGCGCGAACAAGCCAAACGGCTGAATCAGACCGCGGAGATGCTGGGGCTTTCCCAATTGCTGCAGCGCAAGCCCCGCGAATTATCGGGAGGACAGCGCCAGCGGGTGGCCCTTGGCCGGGCGATCGTCAGTCAGCATCCGATCTGCCTGATGGACGAGCCGCTGTCCAATCTGGACGCCAAGCTGCGCGGACAGATGCGGACGGAGATTCGCCAGCTGCAGCAGGAGCTGGGGATTACGATGATCTACGTGACGCACGACCAGGTGGAGGCGATGACGATGGGTGATCGGATGATGGTTCTCCGCGACGGAGCGGTGCAGCAGGTGGGACGCCCTCTCGATGTGTACAATCACCCGGCCAATCTGTTCGTCGCTGAATTTACCGGATCGCCCCCGATGAACACGGTGCATGGGCTGTGGCGCGAGAACAATACGCAGTCCGGCATCGAGATCGGGTCTGGCAGCGATCAGATGCTGCTGCCACTGAGCCGGGTTGAAGGTGTGAGGGAAGGAGCATCCGTAATCCTGGGGATTCGCCCCGAGGCTCTTCAGCCTCTGCCAGTGGAACAATCGGTCTCGGACAGTACGAGCTCGGACATCAGACGCTTTACGGTCACTGTGCAAGCAGTGGAAATCCTCGGATCGGAGACGATTGTAGAGTTTGAGCTGGCAGGAGCCCGCTGGAAGGCCAAATGGAATGGCCAATGGCCGTGTAGAAAAGGCGAGACAGTAGGTGTCGGCTTTGATCCAAGGCAGGTCTGTCTGTTTGACCAGCAGACCGGGAAAAACCTGATCTCCTCTGCTCCCGAACTGAAACGGACGGATGTTTTTCAAACGAATGCGGTCTAA